From the genome of Cryptococcus neoformans var. neoformans B-3501A chromosome 1, whole genome shotgun sequence, one region includes:
- a CDS encoding hypothetical protein (Match to EST gb|CF192651.1|CF192651; HMMPfam hit to CPSF_A, CPSF A subunit region, score: 252.6, E(): 6.5e-73), giving the protein MHLLNLTLSSPTNVSTAVVGSFSGSKSQEILCVRGGTKLEIFKLNATTGQLDTIVSTEAFGTIRNIAGFRLAGMTKDYILATSDSGRLSILEFVISPTPHFESLYQEVFGKSGSRRIVPGQFLAVDPKGRSCLVGSLENAIAVRTKLVYVLNRNTEGKLYPSSPLEAHKNHTLVTHIVGVDQGYDNPLYAALETDYSESDQDSTGEAYENTQKHLTFYELDLGLNHVVRKWSEPTDRRANLLVQALKVPGGQNANSDRFEGPSGVLVCTEDHIIWKHMDVEAHRIPIPRRRNPLVQRGDKSRGLIIVSAVMHKIKGAFFFLLQSEDGDLYKVWIEHNGEDVVALKIKYFDTVPVANSLCILKRGYIYVASEFSDQNLYQFQSLAEDDGEQEWSSTDYPENGNIDGPLPFAFFDPQPLRNLLLVDTVPSLDPITDAHVVNLLGASSDTPQIYAACGRGARSTFRTLKHGLDVAEMVSSPLPGVPTNVWTLKLTEDVLSFPNGTLVLSIGETIEEVNDTGFLSSGPTLAVQQLGNAGLLQVHPYGLRHIRAADRVDEWPAPPGQTIVAATTNRRQVVIALSTAELVYFELDPEGSLSEYQEKKALPGNATCVTIAEVPEGRRRTSFLAVGCDNQTVSIISLEPDSTLDTLSLQALTAPPTSICLAEIFDTSIDKNRATMFLNIGLMNGVLLRTVVDPVDGSLSDTRLRFLGAKPPKLVRANVQGQPSVMAFSSRTWLLYTYQDMLQTQPLIYDTLEYAWSLSAAMCPDGLIGISGNTLRIFNIPKLGEKLKQDSTALTYTPRKFISHPFNSVFYMIEADHRTYSKSAIERIVKQKESEGRRVDTLLLDLPANEFGRPRAPAGHWASCVRVLDPLANETIMTLDLDEDEAAFSIAIAYFERGGGEPFLVVGTGVKTTLQPKGCKEGYLRVYAIKEQGRILEFLHKTKTDDIPLCLAGFQGFLLAGIGKSLRLYEMGKKALLRKCENNGFPTAVVTINVQGARIIVGDMQESTFYCVYRSIPTRQLLIFADDSQPRWITCVTSVDYETVACGDKFGNIFINRLDPSISEKVDDDPTGATILHEKSFLMGAAHKTEMIGHYNIGSVVTSITKIPLVAGGRDVLVYTTISGAVGALVPFVSSDDIEFMSTLEMHMRTQDISLVGRDHIAYRGYYVPIKGVVDGDLCESFSLLPYPKQQAIALDLDRSVGDVLKKLEQMRTSSAF; this is encoded by the exons ATGcacctcctcaacctcaccctctcttccccgACAAATGTCTCCACGGCTGTCGTAGGCAGCTTTTCCGGGTCAAAGAGCCAGGAGATCCTGTGCGTCAGAGGAGGCACGAAGTTGGAGATTTTCAAGTTGAACGCCACGACCGGGCAGT TGGATACTATTGTCTCTACAGAG GCGTTTGGAACGATTAGAAATATTGCAGGATTCAGATTAGCCGGTATGACAAAAG ACTACATCTTGGCGACATCGGACTCCGGCAGACTATCAATCCTCGAGTTTGTCATCTCGCCCACACCACATTTTGAGAGCCTGTATCAGGAGGTTTTTGGGAAGAGTGGTAGCAG GCGTATCGTCCCTGGCCAATTCTTGGCCGTTGACCCCAAAGGTAGAAGTTGTCTTGTTGGATC CTTGGAAAA CGCAATTGCTGTTAGGACAAAGCTGGTGTATGTGTTGAACAGAAATACCGAGGGAAAGCTCtatccatcttctcctcttgagGCCCATAAGAATCATACTCTCGTAACCCACATAGTCGGCGTTGACCAG GGATATGACAACCCTTTGTATGCTGCGTTAGAAACTGACTACTCTGAATCGGATCAAGACTCTACCGGAGAGGCGTATGAAAACACTCAGAAG CACTTGACGTTCTACGAGTTGGATCTTGGATTGAACCACGTTGTGCGAAAATGGAGTGAACCCACAGACAGACGGGCAAATCTCCTGGTGCAAG CCCTCAAAGTTCCCGGCGGCCAAAACGCCAACTCTGACAGATTTGAAGGCCCTTCAGGTGTTCTTGTCTGCACAGAGGACCACATCATCTGGAAGCACATGGATGTGGAGGCCCACAGAATACCTATTCCCAGACGGCGAAACCCTCTTGTGCAAAGAGGTGACAAGAGTCGAGGTTTAATCATCGTTTCAGCGGTCATGCACAAAATAAAG GgtgcctttttcttcttgctccaGTCTGAAGATGGTGACCTGTACAAGGTTTGGATTGAACACAACGGTGAAGACGTTGTTGCACTCAAGATCAAGTACTTTGACACTGTCCCTGTGGCAAACAGTCTTTGTATCTTGAAGAGAGGTTACATCTACGTGGCCAGCGAGTTCAGTGACCA GAATTTGTACCAATTCCAAAGTCTtgcggaagatgatggcgagCAAGAGTGGTCATCTACCGATTATCCAGAGAATGGTAACATTGATGGACCACttccctttgccttctttgACCCGCAACCTCTTCgtaatcttctccttgttgATACTGTTCCTTCTCTGGACCCCATAACCGATGCTCATGTCGTCAACCTTCTCGGTGCCAGTTCTGACACTCCCCAAATATACGCAGCTTGTGGACGTGGTGCCAGAAGTACTTTTAGAACGTTGAAGCACGGATTGGATGTTGCGGAGATGGTTAGCTCTCCATTGCCCGGTGTGCCTACCAATGTCTGGACATTGAAATTGACAGAAGATG TCCTGTCATTCCCCAACGGTACTTTAGTTCTTTCTATCGGTGAAACgattgaagaagtcaaCGACACTGGGTTCCTTTCTTCAGGCCCTACTCTTGCTGTTCAGCAACTCGGTAACGCCGGTCTTCTACAAGTTCACCCGTACGGTCTTCGACACATCCGAGCCGCCGATCGAGTAGATGAATGGCCCGCTCCTCCCGGACAAACCATTGTTGCTGCTACCACCAACCGGCGGCAGGTCGTCATTGCGTTGAGTACGGCCGAGTTAGTTTactttgagcttgaccCTGAAGGAAGCTTGAGCGAGTACcaagagaaaaaggcgtTGCCCGGTAATGCCACTTGCGTGACTATTGCTGAGGTGCCtgaggggaggagaaggacatCATTCTTAGCCGTTGGTTGCGACAATCAAACAGtgtccatcatctctttgGAACCCGATAGCACTCTAGATACTTTGAGTCTTCAG GCCCTCACTGCTCCGCCCACTTCGATCTGTCTCGCGGAGATCTTTGACACCAGTATTGACAAGAACCGTGCTACTATGTTTTTGAACATTGGTCTCATGAACGGCGTTCTCCTTCGTACCGTTGTCGACCCTGTTGACGGATCTCTCTCTGACACTCGACTTCGATTTCTCGGTGCCAAGCCGCCCAAACTTGTCCGTGCGAATGTTCAGGGCCAGCCTAGTGTCATGGCGTTCTCCAGCAGAACTTGGTTGCTCTACACGTATCAAGATATGCTACAGACCCAGCCACTTATCTACGATACTTTGGAATACGCTTGGTCACTCTCAGCGGCTATGTGTCCTGATGGATTAATCGGTATCTCGGGTAATACCTTGAG AATTTTCAACATCCCCAAGCTAGGTGAAAAGCTCAAGCAAGACTCCACCGCCTTGACGTATACACCTCGCAAGTTCATTAGCCATCCCTTTAATTCTGTCTTTTACATGATCGAAGCGGATCACCGAACATACTCAAAGAGTGCCATTGAAAGGATTGTCAAGCAGAAGGAGTCGGAAGGTAGAAGGGTTGATACCTTATTGTTAGACCTCCCCGCCAATGAGTTTGGCCGGCCTAGAGCCCCTGCTGGTCACTGGGCGTCTTGTGTACGAGTTTTGGATCCCCTTGCT AACGAAACCATTATGACTCTTGAcctcgacgaagatgaagctgCATTTTCGATTGCTATTGCCTATTTTGAACGTGGTGGCGGCGAGCCGTTCCTCGTGGTTGGTACTGGTGTAAAGACGACGTTGCAGCCCAAAGGATGTAAAGAGGGATATTTGAGAGTATATGCGATTAAGGAACAAGGCAGAATCCTTGAGTTTTTGCACAAG ACCAAGACCGATGACATACCGCTTTGCTTGGCTGGCTTTCAAGGCTTCCTATTGGCAGGTATCGGCAAGTCTCTGAGATTGTATGAAATGGGTAAAAAGGCGTTGCTGAGAAAATGCGAAAACAAT GGATTCCCCACGGCTGTTGTTACCATCAACGTCCAAGGAGCCCGAATAATCGTCGGTGACATGCAAGAATCAACTTTCTACTGTGTTTATCGCTCCATTCCCACCCGACAGCTCCTCATTTTCGCCGACGATTCCCAACCTCGCTGGATCACTTGTGTCACGAGCGTTGATTATGAGACCGTTGCATGTGGGGACAAATTCGGAAATATCTTCATCAATAGACTGGACCCTAGTATATCAGAGAAGGTGGATGACGACCCTACGGGTGCTACAATCTTGCACGAGAAGAGCTTCTTGATGGGTGCGGCACATAAGACAGAGATGATAGGGCATTATAATATTGGAAGTGTCGTCACTTC TATAACAAAAATCCCACTGGTAGCTGGTGGACGAGATGTGTTGGTTTATACCACCATCTCAGGCGCTGTGGGTGCCCTTGTTCCCTTTGTGTCTTCGGATGATATCGAATTCATGTCCACTCTGGAAATG CACATGCGAACACAAGACATTTCTCTTGTAGGCCGAGACCACATTGCTTACAGGGGTTACTACGTTCCCATCAAAGGTGTTGTTGATGGGGACCTGTGTGAGAGCTTTAGTCTCTTGCCGTATCCTAAGCAACAAGCGATCGCTTTAGATTTGGATAGGAGCGTGGGTGAtgttttgaagaagcttgagcAAATGAGGACGAGCAGCGCATTCTAA